In a genomic window of Actinomycetota bacterium:
- a CDS encoding YtxH domain-containing protein, with product MGRFLTLVIGGIAGAIGGLLFAPRTGKETREQIKSKIDETMEGGLEKYGEQSGKLLEMASERGQVLRVKIEEAREQMVGGVDSVADKVRAKMGAEAEKAEEVVEEKVEAAKEEVEAVEPAETPEAGAEEAQPAGAEKEK from the coding sequence ATGGGTAGATTTTTAACGCTTGTCATAGGCGGTATCGCCGGGGCGATAGGCGGCTTGCTGTTTGCGCCGCGTACCGGCAAAGAGACACGGGAGCAGATAAAGTCGAAAATCGATGAGACGATGGAAGGCGGTCTTGAGAAATACGGCGAGCAGTCGGGGAAGCTCCTCGAAATGGCTTCCGAGCGCGGCCAGGTACTTCGCGTCAAAATCGAAGAGGCCAGAGAGCAGATGGTCGGCGGCGTCGACAGTGTAGCCGACAAGGTCCGGGCGAAGATGGGCGCGGAGGCCGAGAAAGCCGAAGAAGTCGTCGAGGAGAAAGTCGAGGCGGCGAAGGAAGAGGTCGAAGCGGTCGAGCCGGCCGAAACTCCCGAAGCGGGGGCCGAGGAGGCGCAACCCGCGGGGGCCGAGAAAGAAAAATAG
- a CDS encoding metallophosphoesterase → MVEKVKARLSSWWFALAAALLASVVFAALFGQSSYDINGFRLGLSASPSYRGDTELAIPPFGEISARTHGTPLKLKVAFERIYPSRLAQVANDIDNGGELVDRLEADGRSAFRRFVLRLIAIAALGGALGAALTPRRRLLKAGAGALAGAFLVGSLLLATYRTFDVEAFKQPRYSGALTAAPWAIDAIAKQLGNIAAFRQEIKSIAKNINLFYSKVDAWQPLRDDTIKVLHVSDLHNNPAAVDLTRRVAIDFKADFIIDTGDITDWGTPIETKLIEGIATLPVPYYFVPGNHDSPETIEYLKSVENVTVLQGAPVEIEGIPVLGVPDPASYAFEAHVAGEDSMTAMERRIDETIDTMTVEPQILAIHNSALAGEFFGRVPVVLSGHVHKAQLKEKAGYVMSNAGTTGGAGIRTFQNREGVPYTLNLLHFDRATKRLAAIDSLAVMGAAREFRLERSLIEWPDGDSRTSGAKGELIEQRK, encoded by the coding sequence ATGGTGGAAAAAGTAAAAGCAAGACTCTCATCATGGTGGTTCGCGCTCGCCGCCGCATTGTTGGCGAGCGTTGTCTTCGCGGCGCTCTTCGGCCAGTCCTCATATGATATCAACGGGTTCAGGTTGGGCTTGAGCGCGTCACCCTCGTATCGGGGCGACACGGAACTCGCGATCCCGCCATTCGGCGAGATATCCGCCCGGACTCATGGTACGCCGCTTAAGCTTAAGGTCGCCTTCGAGCGTATTTACCCGAGCCGGTTAGCCCAGGTCGCAAACGATATAGACAATGGCGGCGAGCTGGTCGACAGACTCGAGGCCGACGGCCGGAGCGCTTTCAGGCGGTTCGTATTGCGGCTGATCGCGATAGCGGCGCTCGGGGGCGCCCTCGGGGCCGCGTTAACGCCAAGAAGACGCCTGCTCAAGGCAGGGGCCGGCGCACTCGCCGGCGCTTTCCTTGTCGGCTCGTTGCTGCTGGCGACCTACCGAACCTTCGACGTTGAAGCCTTTAAGCAGCCGCGCTATAGCGGCGCGTTGACGGCGGCGCCTTGGGCTATCGACGCCATCGCCAAGCAACTCGGCAATATCGCGGCGTTTCGTCAGGAGATAAAGAGCATCGCTAAGAATATCAACCTCTTTTACTCCAAGGTCGACGCCTGGCAACCGCTTCGGGACGACACCATCAAGGTGCTCCATGTCTCGGACCTCCACAACAACCCGGCGGCGGTAGACCTAACCCGGCGTGTCGCCATCGATTTTAAGGCCGACTTCATCATCGATACGGGCGACATCACCGACTGGGGCACACCGATCGAGACCAAGCTCATCGAGGGCATCGCGACGTTGCCGGTGCCGTATTATTTTGTCCCCGGAAACCACGACTCTCCGGAGACGATAGAATATCTGAAATCGGTAGAGAATGTGACCGTTCTCCAGGGAGCCCCGGTCGAGATAGAAGGAATCCCCGTTCTGGGCGTCCCCGACCCGGCGTCCTACGCCTTTGAGGCCCACGTAGCCGGCGAGGATTCGATGACGGCGATGGAGCGGCGAATCGACGAGACTATCGACACGATGACCGTCGAGCCTCAAATACTGGCGATCCATAACTCCGCGCTCGCCGGCGAGTTCTTTGGCCGGGTACCGGTAGTTTTGAGCGGACATGTCCACAAGGCGCAGCTCAAAGAGAAAGCCGGATACGTTATGAGCAACGCCGGGACTACCGGTGGGGCGGGAATTCGGACGTTTCAAAATAGAGAAGGCGTACCGTATACGCTCAACCTCCTACATTTCGACCGCGCGACAAAACGTCTGGCGGCAATCGACAGCCTTGCCGTGATGGGGGCGGCGCGCGAGTTTCGCCTGGAGCGGTCGCTAATCGAATGGCCGGATGGAGATAGCAGGACTTCCGGCGCGAAGGGCGAATTAATCGAGCAGAGAAAATAG
- a CDS encoding YihY/virulence factor BrkB family protein has product MTFARTLIGFLLEVYTKFIEHRGALLAGGIAFFIFFSLFPILLFTGVILAYVLENQAVRAQLMDYVFNNFPVFADLAGGTIEELINKRSSAGAIALIGFLWAGTNLFGGLAIGLNAVYEVAETRNLILQRLIAIVVYLMIAGLIILSFGATAIASVFRDEVLRMLFPDRIIAVTWTIFSLGLGAVFTILLFLVVYKMVPNVKVGLLSILPGTVAAGLCWELAKYGFAVYLSAFASQGYGLIYGSFATIVLLMFWLYISAVLLLLGAEINVAFKRRAAGGVKSFEPRKGSK; this is encoded by the coding sequence ATAACTTTCGCGCGAACGCTAATCGGATTCTTACTGGAAGTCTACACCAAATTCATCGAGCATCGGGGCGCGCTTTTAGCGGGCGGCATCGCCTTTTTCATCTTCTTCTCGCTCTTTCCGATCCTGCTCTTCACCGGGGTTATCCTCGCTTACGTTCTCGAGAACCAAGCGGTGCGCGCGCAGCTCATGGACTATGTCTTCAATAATTTTCCGGTCTTCGCCGATTTGGCCGGGGGGACGATAGAGGAGCTTATCAACAAGCGCTCGAGCGCCGGCGCTATCGCGCTCATCGGTTTTCTTTGGGCGGGGACCAATCTCTTTGGCGGCTTGGCCATCGGGCTCAACGCGGTCTACGAGGTCGCCGAGACGCGCAACCTTATCTTGCAGCGGCTCATAGCAATTGTCGTTTATCTGATGATAGCCGGGCTTATCATCTTGTCCTTTGGCGCGACCGCAATCGCCTCGGTCTTTCGAGACGAGGTCTTGCGGATGCTCTTTCCCGACCGGATAATCGCGGTCACGTGGACGATATTCAGCCTCGGGTTGGGAGCCGTATTCACGATACTCCTCTTTCTCGTCGTCTACAAGATGGTCCCCAACGTCAAGGTCGGGCTCTTGAGCATCTTGCCCGGGACCGTCGCCGCCGGCCTATGCTGGGAGCTGGCGAAATATGGCTTCGCCGTATACCTAAGCGCGTTCGCGAGCCAGGGGTACGGCCTGATTTACGGCTCGTTCGCGACGATCGTTTTGTTGATGTTCTGGCTCTATATCTCGGCGGTCTTGCTCTTGCTCGGCGCGGAGATAAACGTCGCGTTCAAGCGCCGCGCCGCGGGTGGTGTCAAGAGCTTTGAACCGCGAAAAGGCAGCAAATAG
- a CDS encoding phosphatidic acid phosphatase has protein sequence MNREKAANRISDIFNPYYSSAPFFWLVAAIATPTTAAFLLNAAILTVFFSALPLWDIRRRIRGGQVRDVHISSREDRLKPFIFSLSCAVAGLAALYVAGAPGMVLAVAWTVVALGATITAVTAVWKISLHAAGITSIAAMLYFIFGAAAAPALLLVPVVGWARLTLRKHTPAQLAAGILVAIVATSGIFSFFGLI, from the coding sequence TTGAACCGCGAAAAGGCAGCAAATAGGATATCGGACATCTTCAACCCTTATTATTCGTCGGCGCCCTTTTTTTGGCTGGTAGCGGCGATTGCGACCCCAACTACGGCAGCCTTTCTTCTCAATGCGGCTATTTTGACCGTTTTCTTCAGCGCTTTGCCGCTCTGGGATATTAGACGCCGCATTCGCGGAGGGCAGGTTCGAGACGTCCATATCAGCAGCCGCGAAGACCGGCTCAAGCCCTTCATCTTCTCGCTCAGTTGCGCGGTCGCGGGATTGGCGGCGCTCTACGTCGCCGGCGCCCCCGGCATGGTTCTCGCGGTCGCCTGGACGGTAGTAGCCTTGGGGGCGACGATAACGGCGGTGACTGCGGTTTGGAAGATAAGCCTCCATGCCGCCGGCATCACGTCGATTGCGGCCATGCTCTATTTCATCTTCGGCGCGGCGGCGGCCCCGGCCTTGCTGTTGGTACCGGTCGTGGGCTGGGCGCGCTTGACGCTCCGCAAGCATACTCCGGCGCAGTTGGCGGCCGGGATTCTCGTCGCAATAGTCGCTACTTCCGGGATTTTTTCGTTCTTCGGGCTGATTTGA
- a CDS encoding 5-formyltetrahydrofolate cyclo-ligase, translated as MSPKHALRQRTSDKRNALRPEDREDRAALIGERLFAQPEYERSSYILFYAAFGSEVPTLAMMETSLKAGKKIALPITDTENNSLVPRGVDDLSTLFVSKYGIPEPVVACTCDCATAEIDLVIVPGMVFDECGNRIGYGGGYYDRFLSRVGAAIPRLSIAYELQIVPHIPRESHDLPVDKIITERRVIVAEESRRLRGESIRGY; from the coding sequence ATGTCGCCAAAGCATGCGCTGCGCCAAAGAACGAGCGATAAACGAAACGCGCTCCGCCCCGAAGACCGCGAAGACAGGGCGGCGCTTATCGGAGAGCGCCTCTTCGCGCAGCCCGAGTACGAGCGCTCGTCCTACATACTTTTCTACGCGGCGTTCGGCAGCGAAGTCCCGACGCTCGCGATGATGGAAACGAGCCTTAAGGCCGGCAAAAAAATCGCCCTTCCCATCACCGACACCGAAAACAACAGCCTCGTTCCGCGCGGCGTAGATGACCTTAGCACGCTTTTTGTGAGCAAATACGGCATTCCGGAGCCGGTGGTCGCGTGTACCTGCGACTGTGCTACCGCGGAAATCGATTTGGTTATCGTCCCGGGCATGGTCTTCGACGAATGCGGCAACCGCATCGGCTACGGCGGCGGATACTACGACCGTTTCTTAAGCCGGGTCGGGGCCGCGATTCCGAGACTCTCAATCGCCTACGAACTCCAAATCGTCCCGCACATCCCAAGAGAGAGCCACGACCTGCCGGTCGATAAAATCATCACCGAGAGGCGAGTCATCGTGGCCGAGGAATCCAGAAGGCTGCGCGGCGAGTCTATCCGGGGTTACTAA